The following proteins are encoded in a genomic region of Sulfurimonas sp. HSL3-7:
- a CDS encoding proline--tRNA ligase — MRFSQAFIPTTKEAPSDAQLASHIFLARAGFTSQVAAGLYNYLPLGKRVLKNIENVINEEMTASGAQEVDLSFVTPADLWAESGRIEKFGKELLRFRDRKENLFVLGPTHEEMMVNLVRNRVTSYKQLPLNLYQIKTKFRDEARPRFGLMRGREFVMKDGYSFHANEEDLDREFDAMEAAYKRILERLGLEFRVVEADSGAIGGSGSKELMVIADSGEDTIAICDSCEYGANVEAAKRSDRQDIPAAPEADFNKFQTPGVTSIEALAAFFKVDPYYTMKCVAKRLIYEDGDQVVLFFLRGDDELQEVKAVNAAEALDIADVSEEELTALGLVPGFMGPLDMDKVPCVFDTGLKDAKQLICGANEKDYHYVGVDMSVLKDALFKDLYSAREGDGCPNCNGKLHYRKGIEVGHIFKLGTTYSKPLKAEFLNEKGQSEPFVMGTYGMGVSRLIAATVEQHHDEKGCIWTRETAPYLVNVMVSNIKDEAQLDFGEELYVKLKTAGVEVILDDRKERFGFKMKDAELIGFPYTVIVGKELENGNVQIVERATLEKSEVTAASVFDAIMDRLK; from the coding sequence ATGCGTTTTTCTCAAGCTTTTATTCCAACAACAAAAGAAGCACCGTCCGATGCGCAACTTGCCAGCCATATCTTTTTGGCACGCGCCGGTTTTACCTCACAGGTCGCCGCAGGTCTGTATAACTATCTGCCGCTGGGCAAACGTGTTCTTAAAAACATCGAGAATGTGATCAATGAGGAGATGACAGCTTCAGGTGCGCAAGAGGTCGATCTCAGTTTCGTTACACCGGCCGATCTTTGGGCCGAGAGCGGCCGTATTGAGAAGTTCGGGAAAGAACTTCTCCGTTTCCGCGACCGTAAAGAGAACTTATTTGTTCTGGGGCCGACACACGAAGAGATGATGGTCAATCTTGTGCGCAACCGTGTTACGAGCTACAAGCAGCTTCCGCTGAACCTCTACCAGATCAAGACCAAGTTCCGTGATGAGGCGCGTCCGCGTTTCGGGTTGATGCGCGGCCGCGAGTTCGTGATGAAAGACGGTTACAGTTTTCATGCAAATGAAGAGGACCTTGATCGCGAATTCGATGCGATGGAAGCAGCATACAAACGTATATTGGAACGTCTGGGGCTCGAGTTCCGCGTCGTCGAAGCCGACAGCGGTGCGATCGGCGGTTCGGGTTCCAAAGAGCTGATGGTGATCGCCGACAGCGGTGAAGACACGATCGCTATATGCGACAGCTGCGAATACGGTGCCAATGTCGAAGCGGCGAAACGTTCGGATCGTCAGGATATTCCTGCAGCGCCGGAAGCGGATTTCAACAAATTCCAGACGCCCGGTGTCACAAGCATCGAAGCGCTGGCAGCATTTTTCAAGGTTGACCCTTACTACACGATGAAGTGCGTGGCGAAACGGCTGATCTATGAAGACGGCGATCAGGTGGTGCTCTTTTTCCTGCGCGGCGACGACGAACTCCAGGAGGTCAAGGCGGTGAACGCTGCCGAAGCACTCGATATCGCCGACGTAAGCGAAGAGGAGCTTACCGCCCTTGGGCTGGTTCCGGGTTTCATGGGACCGCTGGATATGGACAAAGTTCCGTGTGTATTTGACACAGGCCTTAAAGACGCCAAGCAGCTTATCTGCGGCGCCAACGAGAAAGATTACCACTATGTCGGCGTCGATATGAGTGTGCTTAAAGACGCGCTGTTCAAGGATCTCTATTCAGCGAGAGAAGGCGACGGTTGTCCAAACTGCAACGGCAAGCTCCACTACAGAAAAGGGATCGAGGTCGGCCATATCTTTAAACTGGGTACGACCTACTCCAAGCCGCTCAAGGCAGAGTTCCTTAACGAAAAAGGTCAGTCTGAACCTTTCGTCATGGGAACATACGGTATGGGTGTGAGCCGCCTTATCGCCGCAACGGTCGAACAGCATCATGATGAAAAGGGGTGTATCTGGACGAGGGAGACAGCCCCATACCTTGTCAATGTAATGGTCTCCAACATCAAAGACGAAGCGCAGCTTGACTTCGGTGAAGAGCTTTACGTAAAGCTCAAGACTGCCGGTGTGGAGGTGATTCTGGATGATCGTAAAGAGCGTTTCGGGTTTAAGATGAAAGACGCGGAACTGATCGGTTTCCCCTACACGGTCATCGTCGGTAAAGAACTCGAAAACGGTAATGTCCAGATTGTCGAGCGGGCAACGCTGGAAAAGAGCGAAGTCACTGCAGCGTCTGTTTTTGACGCGATCATGGATCGTCTGAAATGA
- the hemA gene encoding glutamyl-tRNA reductase — MHFLVVSFTHKNTTLAIREKLAFANDEQKDLCLSRLCSDASISEAMVTSTCNRIEVFCSCNDIEAATMTILLHMHKRSGIDADELEVRADIHEDRSAIHHVLSVVSSLDSMVVGETQIAGQIKDAYNFARAHHYCNSRIAGVIQHAFKCAAEVRNVTDISSKPVSIASVAMQQLKRDAGDLSGKRALIIGAGEMSVLSARYLSKENVSITIMNRTRAKAEEIAEEFDAQVIDFDELHAVIDEFDLLISATGATEPIIKKRDINFSIRDRFWIDMAVPRDIEEFESESITLYAVDDLKSIVDENLVLREDEAKASFGIIRRYTKSYYEWQQRQSIEPMIKELYVRAMKAAQVESERAIANGYLPQEYATQAQKMAEQALKRFLHGKIQRLREVTEEAQSESLMDALSHILGLDKQEKN; from the coding sequence ATGCACTTCCTGGTGGTCAGTTTTACCCACAAAAATACCACTTTGGCGATTCGTGAGAAGCTGGCATTCGCAAATGACGAGCAGAAAGACCTCTGCCTTAGCAGGCTCTGTTCCGATGCGAGTATCAGTGAGGCGATGGTAACGTCGACGTGTAACCGTATTGAAGTGTTCTGCAGCTGTAACGACATTGAAGCGGCTACGATGACCATTTTGCTCCACATGCATAAACGTTCGGGCATTGATGCCGATGAGCTGGAAGTGCGGGCAGATATTCATGAGGACCGCTCTGCGATCCACCATGTCCTGTCAGTGGTGAGTTCGCTTGATTCGATGGTGGTCGGTGAGACACAGATCGCGGGGCAGATCAAAGATGCCTACAATTTTGCACGTGCACATCACTACTGCAACTCCAGGATCGCGGGTGTTATTCAGCACGCCTTCAAATGTGCGGCGGAAGTACGCAACGTCACGGACATCTCCTCCAAACCCGTCTCTATCGCCAGTGTCGCGATGCAGCAGTTAAAGCGTGATGCCGGCGATCTGAGCGGCAAGCGCGCGCTCATCATCGGTGCCGGGGAGATGTCGGTTTTGAGTGCGCGCTATCTGAGCAAAGAGAATGTCTCCATCACGATCATGAACCGTACAAGAGCCAAGGCGGAAGAGATCGCCGAGGAGTTTGATGCGCAGGTGATCGACTTTGACGAGTTGCACGCGGTGATAGATGAGTTCGACCTGCTTATCTCGGCAACCGGTGCGACTGAACCGATCATAAAAAAGAGAGACATCAACTTTTCGATCCGTGACCGTTTCTGGATCGATATGGCGGTCCCGCGTGATATCGAAGAGTTCGAATCCGAATCCATCACGCTTTATGCCGTGGATGACCTCAAAAGCATCGTGGATGAGAACCTCGTTCTGCGAGAAGATGAGGCAAAAGCCTCATTCGGCATTATCCGCCGGTATACAAAAAGTTATTATGAGTGGCAGCAGCGCCAGAGCATTGAGCCGATGATCAAAGAGCTCTATGTCCGGGCAATGAAAGCGGCACAGGTAGAGAGCGAACGTGCCATTGCGAACGGGTATCTGCCGCAAGAGTATGCCACTCAGGCTCAGAAGATGGCCGAACAGGCGCTGAAACGTTTTCTTCACGGCAAGATCCAGCGGCTTCGCGAGGTGACGGAAGAGGCGCAATCCGAGTCGTTGATGGATGCTCTTTCGCATATTCTCGGTCTAGACAAACAAGAAAAAAATTAA
- a CDS encoding polyprenyl synthetase family protein, with protein sequence METVEKEILTLVDEIGYDEITRLFGTLKGGKRLRAKLILEIAAEDKEAPKLGAIVELIHAASLLHDDVIDDATLRRGVASVNATEDSKTAIMLGDALYSKAYSSLVSFDEAVARTVSAAVTALSVGELMDVRMSEAFNADAERYMQMLYLKTAALIEASAKAAAQLTGKDAEAYALYGKNLGISFQIIDDILDIVSDEATLGKPALHDYEEGKCTLPYIYLYDALEGAERERLVASHKQKLSPEESAWIKAKMQEHKCIERSYALAQELSNKAIEAVSGDERLVGIIESMMKRSF encoded by the coding sequence ATTGAGACAGTAGAAAAAGAGATCTTGACCCTTGTTGACGAGATTGGCTATGATGAGATTACACGCCTTTTTGGGACACTCAAAGGGGGGAAGCGTCTTCGTGCAAAGTTGATCCTGGAAATTGCCGCCGAAGATAAAGAAGCACCGAAGCTGGGTGCGATCGTTGAGCTGATCCATGCTGCCAGCCTTCTGCATGATGATGTGATCGATGATGCAACCCTTCGCCGCGGCGTCGCTTCTGTCAATGCGACGGAAGATTCGAAAACGGCGATTATGCTCGGGGATGCTCTCTACTCCAAGGCCTACAGTAGCCTGGTCTCTTTTGACGAAGCCGTTGCCAGGACGGTTTCTGCCGCGGTTACGGCACTTTCCGTCGGTGAGCTGATGGACGTGCGTATGTCGGAGGCGTTCAATGCGGATGCCGAACGTTATATGCAGATGCTCTATCTTAAGACAGCTGCACTGATCGAGGCTTCGGCTAAAGCGGCGGCTCAGTTGACGGGTAAAGATGCAGAAGCCTACGCGCTCTATGGCAAAAACCTCGGTATCTCGTTTCAGATTATTGACGACATCCTGGATATTGTTTCGGATGAGGCTACACTGGGCAAGCCTGCACTGCACGACTACGAAGAGGGCAAATGTACCTTGCCGTATATCTACCTTTATGACGCGCTTGAGGGTGCAGAGAGAGAACGCCTGGTTGCTTCGCATAAACAGAAACTTTCGCCTGAAGAATCGGCCTGGATCAAAGCGAAGATGCAGGAGCACAAATGTATTGAACGCTCTTATGCTTTGGCGCAGGAACTCTCGAACAAAGCCATTGAGGCCGTTTCCGGCGATGAACGCCTTGTCGGCATTATCGAATCCATGATGAAAAGAAGTTTTTAA
- a CDS encoding DUF2018 family protein: MNDNDKYAALFEDDDDIFLGSPKSKFLDIVFNANQNLVKDELCNIVERVAALEMMLDEKVGGDWERELATNDYTRTSEVEEKAKSLFIEYTGNVLSKNE, from the coding sequence ATGAACGATAATGATAAATATGCAGCACTGTTTGAAGATGATGATGATATCTTTTTAGGTTCACCTAAATCGAAATTTCTGGATATTGTCTTCAATGCCAACCAAAATCTTGTTAAAGACGAACTCTGCAATATTGTTGAAAGAGTTGCGGCTCTTGAGATGATGCTGGATGAAAAAGTTGGCGGAGACTGGGAACGTGAACTGGCGACAAATGACTATACCCGCACTTCTGAAGTGGAAGAAAAAGCGAAGAGTCTTTTTATCGAGTACACAGGCAACGTACTTTCCAAAAACGAATAG
- a CDS encoding efflux RND transporter permease subunit, translating to MIRRIIEFAIDKALLNHIMLLFIVLLSIFAYINIPKEIFPPIQMDKISINGGYVGTSANVLDKMVVNTIEDDLKNINELDVVKTAIKNGSFSIMADIKPGSDNIQVLQDVKDIIAQTKRDLPADMNEPIAKIHIETIPLVLVAIAGEVPTKELLARAEELKSSLSQFKELSEISIRGDADEELLLRLNEDKIRAFGLELNSVVSALQNLSSIFPIGTIKERGKHLYISTYNGEKERAVLEDAIINIGRQHVRLGDIADISFELSDESELSHYNGVRNISVNITKSKLGNAISLAKEIGVVLDQYEKKYPHLSFNIYTDTSVWIKNRLNTVFSNILFGLMLVFLAMLIFVNRGIALVVAMGIPLSFMIGLIATEAFGYSLNMLSLLGALIALGMLVDEAIVVAENIYRHLEEGMERREAAIVGAVEMFPAVLTATLTTIFAFLPMLLISGEMGAFIKILPIMISVLLISSLFEAFFFLPLHSYDFLRLRKEGHMTHGIWEALYTLYNRVLTRLLSKKLLSLIVIVTSILVATVYMVKSSKFQLFPEFDVTQVYVSGKVNINNDLEDTEALVARLEKELLKRLDDNDYISVTSVIGLRIDAKNKAELGENLFHIFIELHERAPDNIFNKYINPYLSIEYDADLLVREKPAVEIKNEISEWLVPYKEAKIGDDPVYEELNVDIQGTGVVAHDVEIALSGKSDDDLLEGVKKLEGAMQQIKGLLNIADDADLGEKELKLRVNSYGQELGFNEQLITQELRAYYLKGEYGKMFNENGLVRVRIESGANENLASLDDMQVQVPGTQNYVALREVCDFIITQGYVSIIKEDGKRIRSVFASLKKGEITSSEAMKELQPALEELRREGFHVEVKGEEQENAKTQREMGQAAVVATFLIFITLVWLFDSLKRSLIVLSTIPLVVLGVYVGHLIMGLNISMTSLIGIVGLAGVVVNDGLIMVSFIQKARDLEELVVMAKTRLRPILLTSITTVLGLVTLIFFASGQAQILQPMAVALGFGITWATVLNLIYVPILYAVVYRIKSPGR from the coding sequence ATGATCCGCCGTATCATCGAGTTTGCTATCGACAAGGCACTGTTGAACCATATTATGCTGCTCTTTATCGTGCTGCTCTCCATTTTTGCCTATATCAACATTCCCAAAGAGATCTTTCCGCCGATACAGATGGACAAGATCTCTATCAACGGCGGCTATGTCGGCACGAGCGCCAATGTGCTCGACAAGATGGTGGTCAACACCATCGAAGATGATCTTAAAAACATCAATGAACTCGATGTGGTCAAGACGGCGATCAAAAACGGTTCGTTCTCTATTATGGCGGACATCAAACCCGGTTCGGACAACATCCAAGTGCTTCAGGATGTCAAAGATATTATTGCCCAGACCAAGCGCGATCTGCCGGCAGATATGAACGAACCTATTGCCAAGATCCATATCGAGACGATACCGCTTGTTTTAGTGGCTATTGCGGGAGAAGTACCGACGAAAGAGCTCCTGGCGCGTGCGGAAGAACTAAAAAGTTCGCTCTCGCAGTTCAAGGAGCTTAGCGAGATCTCCATCCGCGGTGATGCCGATGAGGAGCTGCTCTTGCGCCTCAATGAAGATAAGATCCGAGCTTTCGGATTGGAGCTCAACAGTGTTGTTTCGGCATTGCAGAATCTCAGCTCCATCTTTCCTATCGGTACTATCAAAGAGCGGGGAAAGCATCTCTACATCTCGACCTACAACGGTGAAAAAGAGCGTGCTGTACTGGAAGACGCTATCATCAATATCGGCAGGCAACATGTTCGATTGGGCGATATAGCCGATATCTCTTTTGAGCTGAGTGATGAGAGTGAGCTCTCCCATTACAACGGCGTGCGAAACATCTCGGTCAACATCACCAAGTCCAAACTGGGCAATGCGATTTCGCTGGCCAAAGAGATAGGTGTCGTATTGGATCAATACGAGAAAAAGTACCCGCATCTCAGCTTTAATATCTATACCGACACCTCCGTCTGGATCAAGAACCGTCTGAACACGGTCTTCTCGAATATCCTGTTCGGGCTGATGCTGGTTTTTTTGGCCATGTTGATTTTTGTCAATCGTGGTATCGCCCTGGTCGTGGCAATGGGGATACCGCTCTCGTTTATGATCGGCCTTATCGCGACGGAGGCCTTTGGCTACAGTCTGAATATGCTCTCCCTGCTGGGGGCTCTGATAGCGCTGGGGATGCTGGTAGACGAGGCCATCGTCGTTGCCGAGAACATCTACCGTCACCTGGAAGAGGGGATGGAACGCCGTGAAGCCGCCATCGTGGGTGCGGTTGAGATGTTCCCGGCCGTATTGACGGCCACTTTGACAACGATCTTTGCCTTTTTGCCGATGCTCTTGATCAGCGGCGAGATGGGGGCATTTATCAAGATCTTGCCGATCATGATATCGGTCCTGCTGATCAGTTCGCTTTTCGAAGCTTTTTTCTTTTTGCCGCTGCATTCGTATGACTTTTTGCGTCTGCGTAAAGAGGGGCATATGACCCACGGCATCTGGGAAGCGCTTTACACCCTTTACAACAGAGTGCTGACCCGACTCCTCAGCAAAAAGCTGTTGTCGCTTATTGTGATCGTCACAAGTATCCTGGTTGCAACAGTCTATATGGTCAAAAGCTCCAAATTTCAGCTCTTTCCGGAATTTGACGTTACGCAGGTCTATGTCTCCGGTAAGGTCAATATCAATAACGATCTGGAAGATACCGAAGCGTTGGTCGCACGACTTGAAAAAGAACTTCTCAAGCGGCTCGACGACAATGACTATATCTCCGTAACATCCGTGATCGGACTGCGGATAGATGCCAAAAACAAGGCGGAGCTGGGAGAAAACCTCTTTCATATCTTTATTGAACTGCATGAACGTGCTCCCGATAATATTTTTAACAAATACATCAACCCCTACCTCTCTATCGAGTATGATGCCGATCTGCTTGTCCGTGAAAAACCGGCGGTTGAGATCAAAAATGAGATTTCTGAGTGGTTGGTGCCCTATAAAGAAGCAAAAATCGGTGATGATCCGGTCTATGAGGAACTCAATGTCGATATCCAGGGTACGGGCGTCGTCGCACACGATGTCGAGATTGCATTGAGCGGCAAGAGTGATGATGACCTTCTTGAGGGCGTTAAAAAGCTTGAAGGGGCGATGCAGCAGATCAAAGGGCTGCTCAATATTGCCGACGATGCGGATTTGGGTGAAAAGGAACTCAAGTTGCGTGTTAACAGTTACGGGCAGGAGTTAGGTTTTAACGAGCAGCTTATTACGCAGGAGCTTCGGGCCTATTATCTCAAAGGCGAATACGGCAAGATGTTTAATGAAAACGGTCTCGTACGGGTGCGTATCGAGAGCGGTGCAAATGAGAACCTGGCATCGCTTGACGACATGCAGGTCCAGGTTCCGGGCACACAGAACTATGTGGCCCTGCGGGAAGTGTGCGACTTTATCATTACGCAGGGGTATGTCAGCATCATTAAAGAGGACGGCAAGCGTATCCGTTCCGTTTTTGCTTCGCTTAAGAAGGGAGAGATCACCTCCTCCGAAGCGATGAAAGAGCTGCAACCGGCACTCGAAGAACTCCGCCGGGAGGGCTTTCATGTTGAGGTCAAGGGGGAAGAACAGGAGAATGCGAAGACGCAGCGAGAGATGGGCCAAGCCGCGGTTGTGGCGACCTTTTTGATCTTTATCACACTGGTGTGGCTTTTCGACTCTCTAAAACGTTCTCTGATTGTTTTGAGTACGATCCCCCTGGTCGTGCTGGGGGTTTACGTGGGACACCTCATTATGGGCCTCAATATCTCGATGACCTCCTTGATCGGTATTGTCGGTCTCGCCGGGGTCGTGGTCAATGACGGGCTGATCATGGTCAGTTTTATCCAAAAAGCCAGAGACCTTGAGGAACTGGTCGTTATGGCGAAAACACGTCTGCGTCCGATCCTCTTGACCTCGATCACGACGGTACTGGGACTGGTAACACTGATCTTTTTTGCTTCGGGTCAGGCGCAGATCCTGCAGCCGATGGCTGTGGCACTTGGTTTCGGTATTACCTGGGCGACAGTCTTAAATCTTATTTACGTCCCCATACTGTACGCCGTGGTTTATCGGATCAAAAGCCCCGGGAGATAA
- the rsmH gene encoding 16S rRNA (cytosine(1402)-N(4))-methyltransferase RsmH has product MSEIPHIPVLYREVVDAFAGIEEGVIVDCTMGYGGHSSMLLEANEKITLIGIDQDQTAIDFSSKRLAPFGDRAKIKKGRFSDVIKTIIAEEGSENIRGILADIGVSSLQLDQKERGFSYESETLDMRMDSGAALSAAEVVNGYSQKELERILRDYGEIRNAAQIASAIIKHRPFYSAKELSDVVKPYGPRGKKIHPATLVMQAIRIEVNDELGELSRLLDAIEEADLPHARIGIISFHSLEDRMVKQRFSKWSKSCICPPEAMRCTCGNNHAKGRIVTRKPLTAQADELKENARSRSAKLRIFETGA; this is encoded by the coding sequence TTGTCTGAAATCCCTCATATCCCCGTACTTTATCGTGAAGTAGTCGATGCCTTTGCCGGTATAGAAGAGGGTGTCATTGTCGACTGTACGATGGGGTACGGCGGACACAGTTCAATGCTTTTGGAAGCCAATGAGAAGATTACGCTGATCGGGATCGACCAGGATCAGACAGCAATCGATTTCTCAAGCAAACGGCTTGCCCCGTTCGGCGATCGGGCCAAGATAAAAAAAGGGCGCTTCTCCGATGTGATCAAAACGATCATAGCCGAAGAGGGGAGCGAAAACATCAGAGGGATACTGGCGGACATCGGTGTCTCTTCCCTTCAGCTTGACCAGAAAGAGCGCGGTTTCTCGTATGAGAGCGAGACGCTCGATATGCGGATGGACAGCGGGGCGGCTTTGAGTGCCGCTGAAGTGGTCAACGGCTATTCGCAAAAGGAGCTTGAACGTATTTTGCGCGATTACGGCGAGATCCGCAATGCGGCTCAGATCGCCTCGGCGATTATCAAACACCGGCCGTTTTACTCGGCGAAAGAACTCAGCGATGTGGTGAAGCCCTACGGACCGCGCGGGAAGAAGATCCATCCTGCCACCCTTGTGATGCAGGCGATACGTATAGAGGTCAACGATGAACTGGGTGAGCTGTCGCGCCTTTTGGATGCGATAGAAGAGGCGGATCTTCCGCATGCCCGGATTGGCATCATCTCCTTCCACTCTCTGGAAGACCGCATGGTCAAACAGCGTTTTTCGAAATGGAGCAAATCGTGCATCTGCCCGCCCGAAGCGATGCGCTGCACCTGCGGCAATAACCATGCAAAAGGCCGGATCGTTACCAGAAAACCGCTCACCGCACAGGCGGATGAACTCAAAGAAAATGCAAGAAGCCGCAGTGCCAAACTGCGTATTTTTGAGACGGGGGCGTGA
- a CDS encoding LysR substrate-binding domain-containing protein, with protein sequence MYSFKQLELFISLARTQRVVETAKEYEMSQSAVSMSIRELEKELGELLFDRIGKKLILNDRGHLLLKTCTPHIEGLKEIYANFNASQLMGELRITASVTIADYLMPHLLNDYLSAYEGLHLKLKSANTSDVIRQVKSGECDFGFIEGACLDSTIECNVLMQDELVVVSRDSGFQKKGVLFMDQLVNKKWILREEGSGTRSVFLNTIAPLDQELNVFMEFGSIEAIKNFLLSDDAYLSVLPRICVLHELEEEKLFEVRVKNMTFQRDFILIKRHDRIESALMKHFKDFVMERFS encoded by the coding sequence ATGTACTCATTCAAACAGCTTGAACTTTTTATCTCCCTGGCCAGGACACAGCGGGTTGTCGAGACGGCCAAAGAGTATGAGATGAGCCAGTCCGCCGTTTCGATGTCGATACGCGAACTGGAAAAAGAGCTGGGCGAACTGCTTTTTGACCGCATCGGCAAAAAACTGATCTTAAATGACAGAGGGCATCTTCTTCTAAAAACATGTACGCCCCACATTGAAGGGCTTAAAGAGATCTATGCCAATTTTAACGCCTCCCAGCTCATGGGCGAACTGCGGATTACCGCGAGTGTGACCATTGCCGACTACCTGATGCCGCATCTTTTAAATGATTATCTGAGCGCGTATGAGGGGCTGCATCTCAAATTGAAAAGCGCCAATACCTCCGATGTTATCAGGCAGGTAAAAAGCGGTGAGTGCGATTTCGGGTTTATTGAAGGGGCGTGTCTTGACAGTACTATCGAGTGTAATGTCCTGATGCAAGACGAGCTGGTGGTGGTAAGCCGCGACAGCGGTTTTCAGAAAAAGGGCGTTCTGTTTATGGACCAGCTTGTCAATAAGAAATGGATCTTGCGCGAAGAGGGTTCGGGCACGCGCTCCGTCTTTCTGAACACCATCGCCCCCCTGGACCAGGAACTGAATGTCTTTATGGAGTTCGGCAGTATCGAGGCGATCAAGAATTTTCTTTTGAGTGACGATGCTTACCTTTCCGTATTGCCGAGGATCTGCGTGCTCCATGAATTGGAAGAGGAAAAACTTTTTGAGGTCAGGGTCAAAAACATGACATTCCAGCGTGATTTTATCCTGATCAAACGTCACGACAGGATCGAATCGGCGTTGATGAAGCATTTTAAAGATTTTGTTATGGAACGGTTTTCGTAA
- a CDS encoding molybdopterin-dependent oxidoreductase — MKRRDFFKTSLAGAAAAMATTLEAGVTRQPIDNRKVSEIAFPEKRPMITYSDRPPLLESPRSTFAQAITPNDEFFVRWHMPEIPTHIDPSTFTIKVDGLVERELNITLDFLKDPANFEQVTVTSVLQCGGNSRSAFQPTAGGIQWGHGAMGCAKWKGVRLRDLLDQAGLKKDAEWIGFNGRDNAAYYETPNFVRELHLDELDDHVILAYEMNDEDLPYLNGFPLRLVIPGYYSDSWVKMLSNITVTNKYKKLFFMDVAYRVPDNDCECETPEKRAKNTKPITKMNVKSIIGYPVNNEVIQMKSHVVVRGVAFDDGHGIRDVLISVDGGKSWKPAILDKGAAGRYAFRAFSFAFKPMKYGKMTIMAKAINKIGQSQPLAQEIKWNHGGYKFNGIDVVTVQVV, encoded by the coding sequence ATGAAACGAAGAGATTTTTTTAAAACCTCTCTAGCCGGCGCTGCAGCAGCGATGGCCACCACACTCGAAGCGGGCGTCACCCGTCAACCGATTGACAACCGCAAAGTCTCGGAGATCGCTTTTCCCGAAAAGCGTCCGATGATCACCTACTCGGACCGTCCGCCGCTTCTGGAGTCGCCGCGCAGCACCTTTGCGCAGGCGATCACACCCAACGATGAGTTCTTTGTTCGATGGCACATGCCGGAGATCCCGACCCATATCGATCCGAGTACCTTCACTATCAAAGTCGACGGTCTGGTGGAACGCGAGCTCAACATCACGCTTGACTTCCTGAAAGACCCGGCAAACTTCGAGCAGGTGACCGTCACCTCTGTACTTCAGTGCGGCGGCAACAGCCGTTCGGCCTTCCAACCGACGGCAGGCGGTATCCAGTGGGGCCACGGTGCGATGGGCTGTGCCAAATGGAAAGGGGTCCGTCTTCGCGACCTGCTTGACCAGGCCGGTCTTAAAAAAGATGCCGAGTGGATCGGTTTCAACGGCCGTGACAATGCCGCCTACTACGAAACGCCGAACTTTGTCCGCGAGCTTCACCTTGACGAACTTGACGACCATGTCATCCTCGCCTATGAGATGAACGACGAGGACCTTCCCTACCTCAACGGTTTCCCGCTGCGCCTGGTGATCCCGGGCTACTATTCGGACAGCTGGGTCAAGATGCTCAGCAACATCACCGTGACCAACAAGTACAAAAAACTCTTCTTCATGGATGTCGCCTACCGCGTGCCGGACAACGACTGCGAATGCGAGACGCCTGAAAAAAGAGCCAAAAACACCAAGCCGATCACCAAGATGAACGTCAAATCGATCATCGGCTACCCGGTAAACAACGAGGTGATCCAGATGAAATCACATGTCGTCGTCCGCGGTGTCGCCTTCGACGACGGCCACGGCATCCGAGACGTACTGATCTCAGTTGACGGCGGCAAGAGCTGGAAACCGGCCATACTGGACAAAGGTGCGGCAGGACGCTACGCCTTCAGAGCCTTCAGCTTTGCATTTAAACCGATGAAATACGGCAAGATGACGATCATGGCCAAGGCGATCAACAAGATCGGGCAATCTCAGCCGTTAGCGCAGGAGATCAAATGGAATCACGGCGGCTACAAGTTCAACGGTATTGACGTCGTAACGGTTCAAGTGGTATAA
- a CDS encoding sulfite:cytochrome C oxidoreductase subunit B yields the protein MKKILLLATLTLAPLFAQVEGDIEVPYIPFEVKMGKGFDAVNANCLTCHSFGYVTNQGPQSKSFWRKKVQKMIVHFKAPITKEDADTVTEYLFEEYGNGEQ from the coding sequence ATGAAAAAGATTTTATTACTGGCTACATTGACACTTGCACCGCTGTTTGCCCAGGTCGAAGGCGATATCGAGGTCCCCTACATCCCGTTCGAAGTAAAGATGGGTAAAGGTTTTGACGCGGTCAACGCCAACTGTCTGACCTGCCACTCTTTCGGATACGTCACCAACCAGGGGCCGCAATCCAAAAGTTTCTGGCGCAAAAAAGTGCAAAAGATGATCGTTCACTTTAAGGCCCCGATCACAAAAGAAGATGCCGATACGGTCACCGAATACCTTTTTGAAGAGTACGGTAACGGCGAACAATAA